One stretch of Actinomycetes bacterium DNA includes these proteins:
- a CDS encoding NAD(P)/FAD-dependent oxidoreductase: MTSSARRPGLPPRILIVGGGYVGLYTALRALRRFRSGEAVVTVVDPHSYMTYQPFLPEAAAGSIEARHVAVPLRRVLKGAEVISGHVTSLEHERGVAHVQPLEGPAYELTYDHVVVAVGSISRTLPIPGLAEQGTGFKTIEEAIQLRNQVIECMDIAQSTRDEALRRRALTFVVVGGGYSGIEVLGELEDMSRYATRYYSRISPQDLSWHLVEASGRILPEVGEDMGRWTVEQLRERGIQVHLQTKLESCVDGHVVLSDGTTMESETLVWTAGVKPNPFVGDTGFRLDDHGRLVGRSTLQVEGHDDAWVAGDCSAIPDLGKPGEWYTPSAQHAVRQAKVLGDNLVAAVRGKPLGEYRHEYVGSVASLGLYKGVAQVYGVQLKGFPAWFMHRTYHVSRVPTLTRKLNVVLDWTQALFFRREIVSLWGMHEPFEQFQRAAGVLPARRPAPSDHDTTC, encoded by the coding sequence ATGACGTCGAGCGCGAGGCGGCCCGGCCTGCCGCCGCGGATCCTCATCGTCGGCGGCGGCTACGTGGGCCTCTACACCGCGTTGCGCGCGCTGCGCCGGTTCCGCTCCGGTGAGGCCGTCGTCACCGTCGTCGACCCGCACTCGTACATGACCTACCAACCGTTCCTGCCCGAGGCCGCCGCCGGCTCGATCGAGGCCAGGCACGTCGCCGTACCGCTGCGCCGGGTGCTCAAGGGCGCCGAGGTGATCAGCGGGCACGTGACGTCGCTCGAGCACGAGCGGGGCGTCGCGCACGTCCAGCCGCTGGAGGGGCCGGCCTACGAGCTGACGTACGACCACGTCGTCGTCGCCGTGGGCTCCATCTCGCGCACCCTGCCGATCCCCGGGCTCGCCGAGCAGGGCACCGGCTTCAAGACCATCGAGGAGGCCATCCAGCTGCGCAACCAGGTCATCGAGTGCATGGACATCGCGCAGTCCACCCGCGACGAGGCCCTGCGGCGCAGGGCGCTCACCTTCGTGGTGGTCGGGGGCGGCTACTCGGGCATCGAGGTACTGGGCGAGCTGGAGGACATGAGCCGATACGCGACGCGCTACTACTCGCGGATCAGCCCGCAGGACCTCAGCTGGCACCTCGTCGAGGCGAGCGGGCGGATCCTGCCGGAGGTGGGCGAGGACATGGGTCGCTGGACGGTGGAGCAGCTGCGCGAGCGCGGCATCCAGGTCCACCTCCAGACCAAGCTGGAGTCGTGCGTCGACGGCCACGTCGTGCTCTCCGACGGCACCACGATGGAGTCGGAGACGCTGGTGTGGACGGCGGGCGTCAAGCCCAACCCCTTCGTTGGCGACACCGGCTTCCGCCTGGACGACCACGGCCGCCTCGTCGGGCGCTCCACCCTGCAGGTCGAGGGCCACGACGACGCGTGGGTGGCCGGTGACTGCTCGGCGATCCCGGACCTCGGCAAGCCCGGCGAGTGGTACACCCCATCGGCGCAGCACGCGGTGCGGCAGGCCAAGGTCCTCGGGGACAACCTCGTAGCTGCCGTGCGCGGCAAGCCCTTGGGCGAGTACCGACACGAGTACGTCGGCTCCGTCGCCTCCCTCGGCCTGTACAAGGGCGTCGCCCAGGTCTATGGCGTGCAGCTGAAGGGCTTCCCGGCGTGGTTCATGCATCGCACGTACCACGTCAGCCGGGTCCCGACGCTGACCCGCAAGCTCAACGTCGTCCTCGACTGGACCCAGGCGCTGTTCTTCCGGCGCGAGATCGTCTCTCTGTGGGGGATGCACGAGCCCTTCGAGCAGTTCCAGCGCGCGGCGGGCGTGCTGCCGGCCCGCCGGCCCGCGCCGTCCGACCACGACACGACGTGTTAG
- a CDS encoding cytochrome c oxidase assembly protein, with amino-acid sequence MVPAYSGPPALTWGRAFSTWHLDVVALILAVLLAAAYVAGVRAVRAGGHGRWPTGRSVLFGFGVALLVLTCCSSLGAYASVLAWVYAAQMALLLSAVPVLLALGQPVELAAEVSPRRTAAVLRFPLVRLLTFPPVAMALVVGVPFLVWFTGWYAASLENAWVRGLTHVVLVVVGFAFFWSLLEVEDSRRRLPWAAAAAIVFVETVLDAVPGIVVWLRSSVLAPGYWGTLARPWGRTPLADQRLGGLVFWGIGEVVGLPILLATVVGWMRADAAEARRIDAELDAQGL; translated from the coding sequence ATGGTGCCCGCCTACTCCGGGCCCCCGGCGCTGACCTGGGGGCGCGCCTTCTCGACCTGGCACCTCGACGTGGTCGCCCTGATCCTGGCGGTGCTGCTCGCGGCGGCGTACGTCGCCGGCGTGCGGGCCGTGCGGGCCGGGGGCCACGGGCGCTGGCCGACCGGCCGGTCGGTGCTGTTCGGCTTCGGTGTCGCCCTGCTGGTGCTGACGTGCTGCTCGAGCCTTGGGGCGTACGCCTCGGTCCTCGCCTGGGTCTACGCCGCGCAGATGGCGCTGCTGCTCTCGGCGGTGCCGGTGCTGCTCGCCCTCGGACAGCCCGTGGAACTGGCGGCCGAGGTCTCGCCGAGGCGGACGGCGGCCGTGCTGCGCTTCCCCCTGGTCCGCCTGCTGACCTTCCCCCCGGTGGCGATGGCGCTCGTGGTCGGCGTGCCCTTCCTCGTCTGGTTCACCGGCTGGTACGCCGCGTCGCTGGAGAACGCGTGGGTCCGCGGCCTGACGCACGTCGTGCTCGTCGTCGTGGGCTTCGCGTTCTTCTGGTCGTTGCTGGAGGTGGAGGACAGCCGCCGGCGGCTGCCGTGGGCGGCCGCGGCGGCCATCGTCTTCGTCGAGACCGTCCTGGACGCGGTGCCCGGCATCGTGGTGTGGCTGCGCAGCAGCGTGCTGGCGCCGGGGTACTGGGGGACGCTGGCCCGCCCGTGGGGACGTACCCCGCTCGCGGACCAGCGCCTGGGCGGGCTGGTGTTCTGGGGGATCGGTGAGGTGGTGGGCCTGCCGATCCTGCTGGCGACCGTCGTCGGGTGGATGCGCGCCGACGCCGCCGAGGCCAGGCGGATCGACGCCGAGCTCGACGCCCAGGGCCTCTGA
- a CDS encoding MarR family transcriptional regulator: MPTPTMTAELSSTLRMAVMRLARRLRAERADTSLSLSQMAALGSLVRFGSLTPGELAEVEKVQPPSMTRTVASLEARGLVSRMPHPQDRRQVLLTATPEAEAMVRADRRRRDAWMSQRLSELTPAEREKLRAAAEILERLADA, from the coding sequence ATGCCGACGCCGACCATGACCGCGGAGCTCTCCAGCACCCTGCGCATGGCCGTCATGCGGCTGGCGCGCCGGCTGCGCGCGGAGCGCGCCGACACCTCGCTGTCCCTCAGCCAGATGGCGGCCCTCGGCTCGCTGGTGCGTTTCGGGTCCCTGACGCCCGGGGAGCTCGCCGAGGTGGAGAAGGTGCAGCCGCCGTCGATGACACGTACCGTCGCCTCCCTCGAGGCGCGCGGCCTGGTCTCGCGCATGCCGCACCCGCAGGACCGCCGCCAGGTGCTGCTCACGGCCACCCCGGAGGCCGAGGCGATGGTGCGCGCCGACCGGCGGCGCCGCGACGCCTGGATGTCCCAGCGCCTGTCCGAGCTCACTCCGGCCGAGCGCGAGAAGCTCCGTGCCGCCGCCGAGATCCTCGAACGGCTGGCCGACGCGTGA
- a CDS encoding phosphoribosyltransferase family protein, producing the protein MRHGYEDRADAGRVLAATAQLQAYAGRDDVVVLGLPRGGVPVALPIARALRAPLDVVLVRKLGLPEQPELAMGAVASIGGTVQVVRNDSVVQAASERVFEEVHQHELVELRERERRYRAGRPPVVVTERVVILVDDGLATGASMRAAVAAVRAQRPARIVVAVPVGAEEACADLAREADEVVCAWIPQAFWAVGQAYADFRPTSDEEVVAALHTG; encoded by the coding sequence ATGCGCCACGGCTACGAGGACCGGGCCGACGCCGGCCGCGTCCTCGCCGCGACCGCGCAGCTGCAGGCCTACGCCGGCCGTGACGACGTCGTGGTCCTCGGGCTGCCACGGGGCGGCGTACCCGTGGCCCTGCCCATCGCGCGCGCCCTGCGCGCCCCGCTGGACGTCGTCCTGGTCCGCAAGCTCGGCCTCCCGGAGCAGCCGGAGCTCGCGATGGGCGCTGTGGCGAGCATCGGCGGGACAGTGCAGGTCGTCCGCAACGACAGCGTCGTGCAGGCGGCGTCGGAGCGGGTGTTCGAGGAGGTCCATCAGCACGAGCTGGTCGAGCTGCGCGAGCGGGAGCGGCGCTACCGGGCCGGGCGCCCACCTGTGGTCGTCACCGAGCGCGTGGTCATCCTCGTCGATGACGGCCTGGCCACCGGCGCGAGCATGCGAGCGGCGGTGGCGGCGGTACGTGCCCAGCGGCCGGCACGCATCGTGGTCGCGGTGCCGGTCGGCGCCGAGGAGGCCTGCGCGGACCTCGCACGAGAGGCCGACGAGGTGGTGTGCGCCTGGATCCCGCAGGCGTTCTGGGCCGTCGGACAGGCCTACGCCGACTTCCGCCCGACGAGCGACGAGGAGGTGGTGGCGGCCCTGCACACCGGCTGA
- a CDS encoding dienelactone hydrolase family protein, which yields MGDNVSFASNGATCEGYLAVPASGSGPGVIVIQEWWGLVGHIRDVADRFADEGFVAMAPDLYHGVQTDEPDDAARLLMGLAMDTAAKDISGAARYLSGREEVSGSGIGAIGFCMGGSLALWSGTLADNIVAVSGFYPAVPWERMSPTWDNYQGKSVMIHCSEEDGTSSAPGIQTAWTAITEAGGDVEVFDYPGTRHAFFNSDRPEVHDAAASALAWERTIGLFKRRLSA from the coding sequence ATGGGAGACAACGTCAGCTTCGCGAGCAACGGCGCTACCTGCGAGGGCTACCTCGCCGTCCCGGCATCCGGGTCGGGGCCGGGCGTCATCGTCATCCAGGAGTGGTGGGGGCTGGTCGGGCACATCCGTGACGTCGCGGACCGCTTCGCTGACGAGGGTTTCGTCGCGATGGCCCCGGACCTCTACCACGGCGTGCAGACGGACGAGCCGGACGACGCGGCCCGCCTGCTCATGGGCCTGGCCATGGACACCGCGGCGAAGGACATCTCCGGCGCGGCGCGCTACCTGTCCGGGCGCGAGGAGGTGTCCGGCTCCGGCATCGGCGCCATCGGCTTCTGCATGGGCGGCTCGCTCGCGCTCTGGTCCGGCACTCTCGCCGACAACATCGTGGCCGTCTCCGGCTTCTACCCGGCGGTGCCGTGGGAGCGGATGAGCCCGACCTGGGACAACTACCAGGGCAAGTCGGTGATGATCCACTGCTCGGAGGAGGACGGCACGTCGAGCGCCCCGGGCATCCAGACGGCGTGGACGGCCATCACCGAGGCGGGCGGTGACGTCGAGGTCTTCGACTACCCCGGGACCCGGCACGCCTTCTTCAACAGCGACCGCCCCGAGGTCCACGACGCCGCCGCCTCCGCCCTCGCGTGGGAGCGCACCATCGGCCTGTTCAAGCGCCGCCTCTCCGCCTGA
- a CDS encoding GYD domain-containing protein: MPKFLFTASYTKEGISGVLREGGSSRAKAIQALADSVNGTIETMYWALGEDDFFLIADIPDTVSAASLAARVAASGSVSIKTTPLLSADDVDAMAAKAQGVDYRPPGA; encoded by the coding sequence ATGCCGAAGTTCCTGTTCACGGCGTCCTACACCAAGGAGGGCATCTCCGGGGTCCTGCGCGAGGGCGGCAGCAGCCGCGCCAAGGCGATCCAGGCGCTGGCCGACAGCGTCAACGGCACGATCGAGACGATGTACTGGGCGCTCGGCGAGGACGACTTCTTCCTCATCGCCGACATCCCCGACACGGTCTCGGCCGCCTCGCTCGCCGCCCGGGTGGCGGCGTCCGGGTCGGTGAGCATCAAGACCACGCCGCTGCTGAGCGCCGACGACGTGGACGCGATGGCGGCCAAGGCCCAGGGGGTCGACTACCGACCGCCCGGGGCCTGA
- a CDS encoding uracil-DNA glycosylase — translation MGRQPYVRPGTSREPYVRPGTGWPDDPAEATTPVAASPGEVARLARSAPDLRTLTARQSVCRGCPRLVHWREHVAVERRAAFAGEAYWGRPVPGWGDAEPRVLIVGLAPAAHGGNRTGRVFTGDRSGDWLFAALHRAGLAASPTSTAAGDGQRLLGARLVAAVRCAPPANKPLPAERDACAPWLDREVQLVAPWVRVVVALGAYAWDAVLRCSARLATASSPAGSSGGTSPHAPPVPRAPRARFAHAGEAVIDLAGAPVTMVGSYHPSQQNTFTGRLTAPMLDAVLARAADLAQAPGGR, via the coding sequence ATCGGCCGCCAGCCGTACGTCCGTCCGGGGACGAGCCGCGAGCCGTACGTCCGTCCCGGCACGGGCTGGCCTGACGACCCGGCGGAGGCGACCACCCCGGTCGCCGCCTCCCCCGGGGAGGTGGCCCGGCTGGCCCGCAGCGCCCCCGACCTGCGGACCCTCACCGCCCGGCAGAGCGTCTGTCGCGGCTGCCCGCGGCTGGTCCACTGGCGCGAGCATGTCGCGGTGGAGCGGCGGGCGGCCTTCGCCGGGGAGGCGTACTGGGGCCGTCCGGTCCCGGGCTGGGGCGACGCGGAGCCCCGGGTGCTCATCGTCGGGCTGGCGCCAGCCGCACACGGGGGGAACCGGACCGGCCGGGTGTTCACCGGAGACCGGAGCGGCGACTGGCTCTTCGCCGCGCTGCACCGCGCGGGCCTCGCGGCGTCGCCGACCTCGACCGCAGCGGGGGACGGTCAGCGGCTGCTCGGTGCCCGCCTGGTCGCCGCGGTGCGCTGCGCGCCGCCGGCCAACAAGCCGCTGCCGGCCGAGCGCGACGCCTGCGCCCCCTGGCTGGACCGCGAGGTCCAGCTCGTGGCGCCCTGGGTGCGGGTCGTCGTGGCACTCGGGGCCTACGCCTGGGATGCCGTCCTGCGCTGCTCGGCCCGGCTCGCCACGGCCTCGTCGCCCGCCGGGTCGTCGGGCGGCACCTCGCCGCACGCCCCACCGGTGCCGCGCGCACCGCGCGCCCGCTTCGCGCACGCCGGCGAGGCCGTCATCGACCTCGCCGGCGCGCCGGTCACGATGGTCGGCTCCTATCACCCGAGCCAGCAGAACACGTTCACCGGGCGGCTGACCGCACCGATGCTCGACGCCGTCCTGGCCCGGGCCGCCGACCTGGCTCAGGCCCCGGGCGGTCGGTAG
- a CDS encoding DUF501 domain-containing protein — translation MTAGSGPAAADVAAVRAQLGREPRGMLAVAHRCACELPDVVETAPRLADGTPFPTLYYLTCPRATSAVSTLEASGVMRVMQGRLAADDELAAAYRRAHEAYLERRAVHGVVPEIEGVSAGGMPARVKCLHVLVAHSLAAGPGVNPLGDEALAALAPWGAGGPCVAVPA, via the coding sequence GTGACCGCTGGCTCCGGGCCGGCGGCAGCCGACGTCGCGGCCGTACGCGCGCAGCTCGGACGTGAGCCGCGCGGGATGCTCGCCGTGGCTCACCGGTGCGCGTGCGAGCTGCCGGACGTCGTCGAGACCGCTCCCCGCCTGGCGGACGGCACGCCGTTCCCGACGCTGTACTACCTGACCTGCCCGCGGGCGACCTCGGCGGTCTCGACGCTAGAGGCCAGCGGCGTCATGCGCGTGATGCAGGGTCGGCTTGCGGCCGACGACGAGCTCGCGGCGGCGTACCGGCGCGCCCACGAGGCCTATCTCGAGCGGCGCGCGGTGCACGGCGTCGTGCCCGAGATCGAGGGGGTGAGCGCGGGCGGCATGCCGGCCCGGGTCAAGTGCCTGCACGTCCTCGTGGCGCACTCCCTGGCCGCGGGGCCGGGGGTGAACCCGCTGGGTGACGAGGCGCTGGCCGCGCTGGCGCCCTGGGGCGCCGGTGGGCCGTGCGTGGCGGTACCGGCGTGA
- a CDS encoding Ppx/GppA phosphatase family protein, with protein MTRVAAIDCGTNSIRLLVADVDAERGEFRDLDRRMDIVRLGQGVDRTGRLAPDALARTFAACETYAGRIAELGAERVRFVATSASRDARNREEFVAGVVDRIGVEPEVVSGAEEAALSFSGATRELLGRTPGPFLVVDVGGGSTEFVLGERSVLASVSVDVGCVRLTERHLHDDPPTFEQVAAARADADAAVRGAALSVPFEVARTVVGVAGTVTTLAGIHLGLPAYQPELIHRSVLPATVVHDLTGLLLTMTHAERAALPVMHPGRVDVIGGGAIVVDAVLREVGAEELVVSEHDILDGIAWSIA; from the coding sequence GTGACCAGGGTCGCGGCGATCGACTGCGGCACGAACTCGATCCGGCTGTTGGTCGCCGACGTCGACGCCGAGCGCGGGGAGTTTCGTGACCTCGACCGCCGGATGGACATCGTGCGGCTGGGCCAGGGCGTGGACCGGACCGGCCGGCTGGCGCCGGACGCGCTCGCCCGTACGTTCGCCGCGTGCGAGACCTATGCCGGGCGCATCGCCGAACTCGGTGCCGAGCGGGTCCGCTTCGTCGCGACGTCGGCCTCGCGGGACGCGCGCAACCGCGAGGAGTTCGTGGCCGGCGTGGTCGACCGGATCGGTGTCGAGCCCGAGGTCGTGAGCGGCGCGGAGGAGGCCGCCCTGTCCTTCTCGGGAGCGACCCGCGAGCTGCTCGGGAGGACGCCCGGGCCGTTCCTCGTCGTCGACGTCGGCGGCGGCTCGACGGAGTTCGTGCTCGGGGAGCGCTCGGTGCTCGCCTCCGTCTCGGTGGACGTCGGCTGCGTACGTCTCACCGAGCGGCACCTCCACGACGACCCGCCGACCTTCGAGCAGGTGGCGGCCGCCCGTGCGGACGCCGACGCGGCGGTGCGCGGGGCCGCGCTCAGCGTGCCCTTCGAGGTGGCGCGCACAGTGGTGGGGGTCGCGGGGACGGTGACCACCTTGGCGGGGATCCACCTCGGGCTCCCGGCGTACCAGCCCGAGCTGATCCACCGCAGCGTGCTGCCGGCGACCGTCGTGCACGACCTGACCGGACTGCTGCTCACGATGACCCACGCCGAGCGTGCGGCACTGCCGGTCATGCACCCGGGACGCGTCGACGTCATCGGCGGAGGCGCGATCGTCGTGGACGCCGTGCTGCGGGAGGTGGGCGCCGAGGAGCTCGTCGTCAGCGAGCACGACATCCTCGACGGGATCGCCTGGTCGATCGCCTGA
- a CDS encoding MFS transporter: MSPTFSALAIRNYRLYLTGALISNTGTWMQRVAQDWLVLQLTHGSAAALGITTGLQFLPVLLVTPVAGVIVDRANKRRMLIATQVFLGLTALALGLLDITGVVTVEAVYVIALLLGVGAAFDTPTRQAFVGEMVGRDELANAVGLNSASFNAARIIGPGLAGLLIVWVGTGPVFLVNAASFVAVVIAQLLMDTSALHPSPPADRAPGQLREGLRYIRRRRDLVLILVVVGTVGTFGFNFQMTTALMATQVFHKGAGEYGLLGSIMAVGSLTGALIAARRQRPTLRLVAAGAAAFGAITVVSGLMPSYLAFAVTLVPVGLSALTVMTAANATMQLSVAPHFRGRVMAWYMAIFMGGTPVGAPFIGWIGEVFGARWTLIVGGAVSGLVGLVVLVLAGALSTSPARHDDTASAPHEDASTTRDEDASDVSRARAPETSDSLRGAAVEATGPATAALR, encoded by the coding sequence GTGAGCCCGACCTTCTCCGCGCTCGCGATCCGCAACTACCGGCTCTACCTGACCGGCGCGCTGATCTCCAACACCGGGACCTGGATGCAGCGGGTGGCCCAGGACTGGCTGGTCCTCCAGCTCACCCACGGCAGCGCGGCCGCCCTCGGCATCACCACCGGACTGCAGTTCCTGCCGGTCCTGCTCGTGACCCCTGTCGCCGGGGTCATCGTCGACCGCGCCAACAAGCGGCGGATGCTCATCGCGACCCAGGTCTTCCTCGGGCTCACCGCGCTGGCGCTGGGCCTGCTCGACATCACCGGCGTGGTCACCGTCGAGGCCGTGTACGTCATCGCGCTGCTCCTCGGGGTCGGAGCGGCGTTCGACACCCCGACCCGGCAGGCCTTCGTCGGGGAGATGGTCGGTCGTGACGAGCTGGCCAACGCCGTCGGACTGAACAGCGCGTCGTTCAACGCCGCGCGCATCATCGGCCCCGGACTGGCCGGGCTGCTCATCGTGTGGGTGGGCACCGGCCCGGTGTTCCTCGTCAACGCGGCGTCCTTCGTCGCGGTGGTCATCGCCCAGCTGCTCATGGACACCTCGGCGCTGCACCCCTCGCCGCCGGCCGACCGTGCGCCGGGCCAGCTGCGAGAGGGCCTGCGCTACATCCGGCGCCGCCGCGACCTGGTGCTGATCCTCGTCGTCGTCGGCACCGTCGGCACCTTCGGCTTCAACTTCCAGATGACCACCGCCCTCATGGCCACCCAGGTCTTCCACAAGGGCGCGGGGGAGTACGGCCTGCTCGGCTCCATCATGGCCGTCGGGTCGTTGACCGGGGCGCTCATCGCGGCCCGGCGGCAACGCCCCACCCTTCGCCTCGTGGCCGCGGGCGCCGCCGCCTTCGGTGCCATCACCGTCGTGTCGGGCCTCATGCCGAGCTACCTCGCCTTCGCCGTGACCCTGGTCCCGGTCGGCCTGAGCGCGCTCACCGTGATGACCGCGGCCAACGCCACCATGCAGCTGTCCGTCGCGCCGCACTTCCGTGGCCGCGTCATGGCCTGGTACATGGCGATCTTCATGGGCGGCACCCCCGTCGGGGCGCCGTTCATCGGCTGGATCGGCGAGGTGTTCGGGGCGCGCTGGACCCTCATCGTCGGTGGGGCGGTCTCGGGTCTGGTCGGTCTGGTCGTCCTCGTCCTGGCCGGCGCCCTCAGCACGAGCCCGGCCCGCCACGACGACACGGCCTCGGCCCCCCACGAGGACGCGAGCACGACCCGAGACGAGGACGCGTCAGACGTTTCGCGCGCCAGGGCGCCCGAAACGTCTGACAGCTTGCGGGGTGCGGCCGTCGAAGCGACTGGCCCGGCAACCGCCGCCCTACGCTGA
- a CDS encoding glyoxalase/bleomycin resistance/dioxygenase family protein produces the protein MTAGDPGVRGAAVVYAVDVPWVASFYEMVAGLARTTTEPGYVILESPGFELAVVEIPAHLAQEIALATPAVRREDTPVKVAFFVPSIAHAREVASTLGGVIDPVDREWSFQGNLVCDGNDPEGNVLQLRQPLEVGDGGSA, from the coding sequence ATGACCGCTGGTGATCCTGGCGTCCGGGGAGCCGCAGTCGTGTACGCCGTCGACGTCCCGTGGGTGGCGTCGTTCTACGAGATGGTCGCGGGGCTGGCGAGGACCACGACCGAGCCGGGTTACGTCATCCTGGAGTCGCCCGGCTTCGAGCTGGCCGTGGTCGAGATCCCGGCCCACCTCGCGCAGGAGATCGCCCTCGCCACTCCCGCCGTACGGCGGGAGGACACCCCGGTCAAGGTCGCCTTCTTCGTCCCCAGCATCGCGCACGCCCGTGAGGTCGCGAGCACGCTCGGCGGTGTCATCGACCCGGTCGACCGGGAGTGGAGCTTCCAGGGCAATCTCGTCTGCGACGGCAACGATCCCGAGGGGAATGTCCTCCAGCTGAGACAGCCGCTGGAGGTCGGCGACGGTGGGTCTGCCTAG
- a CDS encoding serine hydrolase domain-containing protein gives MSGAFTAEGLERLRAAAGQHVGEDSVPGLVALVASGGQVHVEALGRLSVGGSEVGRDSLFRIASTTKPITAAATMTFVDDGALSLDDPVERWLPELGRSQVLTRMDGELDDTVPAERAITVRDLLTFTFGFGSVFEMFVAEQAWPVVTAEQELQLATLGPPDPDVQPDPDTWIARLASLPLMAQPGSRWMYNTGASVLGVLLARLGGAPVGEVLRTRIFEPLGMHDTAFFTTEAARLATAYRSAPSGLAVVDRPDGSWSRPPRFADAASGLVSTVDDLHAFARMLLDGGGTVLSGASVQAMCSDQLSPAQRANGGLLPGFFDTQSWGFCQAVRADGSFGWDGGLGTSWLVDPRRDLVVIVLTQRMFDSAELPAVHRDVRSAAYAALA, from the coding sequence GTGAGCGGCGCGTTCACGGCCGAGGGCCTCGAGCGGCTGCGTGCCGCGGCCGGGCAACACGTCGGCGAGGACAGCGTCCCCGGACTGGTGGCCCTCGTGGCCAGCGGCGGCCAGGTGCACGTCGAGGCGCTCGGCCGGCTGTCCGTCGGCGGCAGCGAGGTCGGGCGTGACTCGCTGTTTCGCATCGCCTCGACGACGAAGCCGATCACAGCGGCCGCCACGATGACCTTCGTCGACGACGGCGCCCTGTCACTCGACGACCCCGTCGAGAGGTGGCTGCCCGAGCTCGGCCGGTCGCAGGTCCTGACGCGGATGGACGGCGAGCTCGACGACACGGTCCCGGCCGAGCGCGCCATCACCGTGCGCGACCTGCTGACGTTCACCTTCGGGTTCGGGTCGGTCTTCGAGATGTTCGTCGCCGAGCAGGCCTGGCCGGTGGTGACGGCCGAGCAGGAACTGCAGTTGGCGACCCTGGGGCCACCGGATCCCGACGTACAGCCCGACCCCGACACCTGGATCGCCCGGCTCGCCTCGCTCCCGCTCATGGCGCAGCCGGGCAGTCGCTGGATGTACAACACCGGTGCGTCCGTCCTGGGCGTGCTGCTCGCCCGGCTCGGGGGCGCACCCGTCGGGGAGGTCCTGCGCACGCGCATCTTCGAGCCCTTGGGGATGCACGACACCGCGTTCTTCACGACTGAGGCTGCCCGCCTCGCGACGGCGTACCGCTCGGCACCCTCGGGGCTGGCGGTGGTGGACCGCCCGGACGGCTCGTGGAGCCGGCCACCGCGGTTCGCGGACGCGGCGTCCGGCCTGGTGTCCACCGTCGATGACCTGCACGCCTTCGCGCGCATGCTGCTCGACGGCGGCGGGACCGTCCTCTCGGGCGCCTCGGTGCAGGCGATGTGCTCGGACCAGCTCAGCCCCGCCCAGCGGGCGAACGGGGGCCTGCTGCCGGGCTTCTTCGACACCCAGTCGTGGGGCTTCTGCCAGGCGGTGCGCGCCGACGGGTCGTTCGGCTGGGACGGCGGGCTCGGGACCTCCTGGCTCGTGGACCCCCGCCGTGACCTCGTGGTCATCGTCCTCACCCAGCGGATGTTCGACTCGGCCGAGCTGCCCGCCGTGCACCGTGACGTCCGATCGGCCGCGTACGCGGCCCTGGCCTGA
- a CDS encoding class I SAM-dependent methyltransferase translates to MTDEQGRRIAAVFDSVAATYDTVGVDWFTPIAAGLVRELAPAAGERAVDIGCGRGAALYPLAQAVGPTGHVTALDLSAEMVRLTRADVEARGLRWVDLLVADAASPGLPPGTYDLACASLVLFFVHDPVGALRAWRDLLVPGGRLGISTFGPRDQVWVDVDALFQPYLPPGMLDPRVRGATGPYTSDAGVEGLLVEAGFREVRTVGSRVTARFEDGEHWYRWSRSHAQRAMWDRIPPEELDGVKAAAFALLATVAEPSGVILLTQGIRYTLGERP, encoded by the coding sequence ATGACCGACGAGCAGGGCCGGCGCATCGCAGCGGTGTTCGACTCGGTCGCGGCGACCTATGACACGGTCGGCGTGGACTGGTTCACCCCGATCGCGGCGGGCCTGGTGCGCGAGCTCGCGCCGGCGGCGGGGGAGCGGGCCGTCGACATCGGCTGTGGGCGCGGGGCGGCGCTGTACCCCCTCGCGCAGGCGGTTGGCCCCACCGGCCACGTGACGGCGCTCGACCTGTCCGCCGAGATGGTCCGGCTGACCCGGGCCGACGTCGAGGCGCGCGGCCTGCGCTGGGTCGACCTGCTGGTCGCGGACGCCGCGTCGCCGGGCCTGCCGCCGGGGACGTACGACCTGGCCTGTGCCTCGCTGGTCCTCTTCTTCGTCCACGACCCAGTGGGCGCGCTTCGGGCCTGGCGGGACCTGCTCGTCCCGGGCGGCCGGCTCGGGATCTCCACTTTCGGCCCCCGCGACCAGGTGTGGGTGGACGTGGACGCGCTGTTCCAGCCGTACCTGCCGCCCGGGATGCTCGACCCGCGGGTCCGCGGCGCGACCGGCCCCTACACGAGCGACGCCGGCGTCGAGGGGCTGCTCGTCGAGGCCGGGTTCCGCGAGGTGCGGACGGTGGGCTCCCGGGTGACGGCGAGGTTCGAGGACGGGGAGCACTGGTACCGCTGGTCGCGCTCGCACGCGCAGCGGGCGATGTGGGACCGGATCCCGCCGGAGGAGCTGGACGGGGTGAAGGCGGCGGCCTTCGCCCTGCTCGCCACGGTGGCCGAGCCCTCGGGCGTGATCCTGCTGACGCAGGGCATCCGCTACACCCTGGGCGAGCGTCCCTAG